The Solea senegalensis isolate Sse05_10M linkage group LG4, IFAPA_SoseM_1, whole genome shotgun sequence genome includes a region encoding these proteins:
- the nab2 gene encoding NGFI-A-binding protein 2 — MSLPRTLGELQLYRVLQRANLLAYYETFIQQGGDDVQQLCEAAEEEFLEIMALVGMATKPLHVRRLQKALRDWAANPALFNQPVSNVPLGGIPLFKVDGTGTSGSAGGPRKSVSNGQPGSPCEREDRTCLTPMHSGSPRSPCSQASPQPPDTHYRENLSPMDPHWLSPEPDGNCTSTSGLEEEPPSPPLLSACPPGPSTSPSPSASFALAPLSAWPGGQLDGETARAVVESVERLLRTLPRSDPAEVKTLLRMNKKMAKTVGHIFKMGSQDVNKEEEIRKYSLIYGRFDSKRREGKQLTHHELIINEAAAQFCMRDNALLLRRVELFSLARQVARKCAYTSTLKHARTNPDDNSVVSQKRARHEETVSSLLGAEGSEGLTQRADEDSLSTESLDSGSHDTGSQCNQSPSPRPHTDTSNPTSWSRHLIQQTLMDEGLRLARMVSHDRAGKISLRSEGTRSTDHDSKVEKRSSLPACRSSSPCITKDNSSHRGK, encoded by the exons ATGTCTCTGCCACGCACACTTGGGGAGCTGCAGCTTTATCGGGTGCTGCAGAGGGCCAACCTGCTGGCCTACTATGAAACCTTCATCCAGCAGGGCGGTGACGAcgtgcagcagctctgtgaggcAGCGGAGGAGGAGTTCCTGGAGATCATGGCTCTAGTTGGCATGGCCACCAAGCCACTGCATGTGCGTAGGCTGCAAAAGGCCCTCCGAGACTGGGCAGCAAACCCTGCCCTCTTCAACCAGCCTGTTTCTAACGTCCCACTCGGGGGCATACCGCTCTTCAAAGTTGATGGAACAGGCACGAGTGGGTCAGCGGGCGGGCCCAGGAAGTCTGTGAGCAATGGGCAGCCAGGGTCACCGTGTGAAAGGGAGGACCGGACGTGTCTTACTCCAATGCACAGTGGGAGTCCTAGAAGCCCCTGCTCCCAGGCCTCACCACAACCACCAGACACACACTACAGGGAAAACCTGTCACCCATGGACCCACATTGGCTCAGCCCAGAGCCAGATGGAAACTGCACTTCTACATCTGGATTAGAGGAGGAGCCGCCCAGCCCACCTCTGCTGTCAGCATGTCCTCCTGGTCCCTCCACATCTCCAAGCCCCTCTGCTTCTTTTGCCCTGGCACCTCTGTCAGCCTGGCCCGGAGGACAGCTGGACGGGGAAACAGCGAGGGCGGTGGTGGAGAGTGTGGAGAGGCTACTCCGGACCCTGCCCAGGTCAGATCCTGCAGAGGTGAAGACTCTGCTCAGGATGAACAAGAAGATGGCAAAGACTGTGGggcacattttcaaaatgggGTCCCAGGATGTgaacaaggaggaggagatccGAAAGTACAGCCTCATTTATGGGCGCTTTGACTCCAAGAGGAGAGAAGGCAAGCAGCTCACACACCATGAG CTGATCATCAatgaagctgctgctcagtTCTGTATGCGTGACAATGCCCTTTTGCTGAGACGGGTGGAGCTCTTTTCTTTAGCTCGGCAAGTGGCGAGAAAATGTGCCTACACCTCCACACTGAAGCATGCAAG GACAAATCCAGATGACAACAGTGTGGTGTCTCAGAAGAGAGCGAGACATGAG GAGACCGTGTCATCACTTCTCGGAGCAGAAGGTTCAGAGGGTTTGACCCAGAGGGCAGACGAAGACAGTTTATCTACAGAAAGCCTGGACAGTGGATCACATG ACACTGGCTCACAGTGCAACCAGTCTCCTTCCCCCCGCCCCCACACTGACACCTCCAACCCCACCAGCTGGAGTCGCCATCTCATACAGCAAACACTAATGGACGAAGGGCTGCGATTGGCTCGAATGGTGTCACATGATCGGGCTGGCAAGATCAGCCTAAGATCAGAAGGGACCCGCTCCACAG ACCATGACAGTAAAGTGGAGAAGCGGAGCTCATTACCAGCGTGCAGGAGCAGTAGCCCTTGCATCACCAAAGACAACTCAAGTCACCGAGGGAAATGA
- the zgc:113184 gene encoding uncharacterized protein zgc:113184, with translation MEEAYSELYQQFLRMRLLCLRQAALLHKLTAALQKQQGATVPNGELSDLMSIPVQCTQEIPLFFHERPQPVTATALNPDAQCGINGLPGNLGTWSDLLAEDMSKLSVNLPQWRKECGTLEHFVAPMSTLDSARWQGASSTESKTAGQVGRPSRDRCLHKMMMPLSDSISEGNDFLGQSDGLLLSDVALQSHVCDFCQAVFPGDTTTKGEFLRHLHTHIT, from the exons ATGGAGGAAGCGTACAGTGAACTGTACCAGCAGTTCCTCCGTATGAGGTTGCTCTGCCTGAGACAAGCAGCTCTGTTGCATAAACTCACAGCAGCCTTGCAGAAACAGCAAG GTGCCACTGTTCCCAATGGGGAGTTGAGTGACTTGATGTCCATCCCCGTCCAGTGTACCCAAGAAATCCCTCTGTTTTTCCACGAAAGGCCACAACCGGTAACGGCAACAGCACTTAACCCTGATGCTCAGTGTGGCATCAATGGCCTGCCTGGGAACTTGGGGACGTGGTCTGATCTCCTTGCTGAAGATATGTCTAAACTCAGTGTAAATTTGCCTCAGTGGAGAAAGGAGTGTGGGACGCTGGAGCATTTTGTTGCACCCATGTCAACCCTGGACTCCGCTAGGTGGCAGGGGGCTTCATCCACTGAGTCCAAAACTGCAGGGCAAGTGGGTCGTCCAAGCAGAGACAGATGTCTGCACAAAATGATG ATGCCGCTGTCAGACAGTATCTCTGAAGGCAATGACTTCCTGGGCCAGTCTGATGGTTTGCTGTTGTCAGACGTGGCGCTGCAGTCTCACGTGTGCGACTTCTGCCAGGCAGTTTTCCCCGGAGATACAACCACCAAAGGAGAGTTCCTGCGACATCTCCACACCCACATCACCTAG